The genomic segment TGAATCGTTGTAGGACTTCGCTCAGACTTCGCGGGGCCCCGCGTCTTTGCCACAATCTCAACTTGCAGCTCTTAGTCATGGGAGGCGTGACTACGTGCTCGAGCAGATCGTCGCAGAACTGGGTGCCTGGAAGAGATTGGGGCCGATCAGAAAGCGTGATCTCCTTGTCGCCGTGGCTGCGCTCGTGGATATTCGTTGTCCGTTCACTGCAGCCCACTCGACGAGAGTTGGCACGTATAGTGAGATCATCGCTCAGGAAATGGGGCTCATTCCCAGCATCCAAAAGAGTTTGAGGCTGGCTGGACTCGTCCATGACATCGGAAAGATTGGAGTGCCCAAAGCCCTCCTTCAGAAGAGCGGCATCCTGACAGAAGCAGAGAGCGCGGAGATTCGCAAGCATCCCCTCCTGAGCTACGACATCGTCTCCGACGTGCCCGGCCTTCTCGCCATCGCCAACATCGTTCTCTTCCATCACGAGCGCTGGGACGGGCATGGATATCCGTACGGAATTCGGGGTGAGGAGATACCTCTTGGATCGCGCATACTCTGCGTGGCCGACAGCTTCGACGCTATGATCAGCGAGCGCCCGTACCGACCGGCGGTCGCCGTTAGCGACGCCCTGAGAGAACTAGAGCGATGTGCAGGTACGCAGTTTGATCCTGATGTGGTCCAGTGTTTCAAATCATACGTTCAACAGAGAGGCTTAAAGCTCTCTCCGAACGCGACAAGCAAGCGCTCCACATCCAGTCTTGACCCCAAGCAGCCAGACTAACCAACGCAACCAGCGCGTTGCTACCATCAAGTTCAGGGAGTGCTGACGTGTGGCAAACAAGGAAGTAGTCATCCGAGGTAGGACGGTGCAAGAGGCTAGCCTCGTAGCCAGCAGGACTCTGAAGGTCGACAAGAACGGTCTTCGCATAGAGGTGATGTCGAGAGGACGACGGGGTTTCTTCGGCTTGTTCAAGCGCCCGGCCGTCATTAGGGTGACGGTCGTCCCGCCGGGTGATGACCTGAAAGACAAGGAAGAACACTGCGGGTCACGGCGCGACCATATCGACGGGATGGCCGCGGTGAGTGGTGGCAGACTGCAGTTGTGGAACCCGCGCGGCAAGGGACAGCCTGCAGTGATCATCCCGACGTCAGGGGCTATCCTACGTGTGAACGGCGTCGCCACAAACGCCCCTAGACCAGTGCGTGAAGATGACGAAGTAGATGTGGAGCTTGTGAAGGAAGTCCGTCCTGGCCGGGTTGAGGTCGAGGTCTCTCAAGACGGCCTTTCGGCGACCGCAAAGGTAACCCCGCAGGTTACCATCAGCCATGAACTAGTCGACCAGGATCCCCAGAACGTGCTCGAGTTGCTGACTCGCTCCCATGAAGAGCGAACCAACGTTATCACTGCTGCTCAAATCGAAGAGGCATTGCGGCAGCAAGGGGTGACCTTCGGGCTCGATCACGAGGAGATCATGCGGACAGCTGATGCAGCTGACGGGGTCCCACGAGTGGTGGCCAGAGGTAAGCCGGTCCAGGAAGGGCGGAACGGCTTTGTCGAGTACTTGTTCGACTGGAAGCCAACGGAAATCGCGTATGCAGATGACGAAAGAGCCGATTACTGGGAACGGTACGTCTTCCCTTCCGTAAGGGAAGGTGAGGTGCTGGCCGAACTCCGCCCTCCAGTGGCGGGTACCCCAGGCATGAAGGTGACTGGAGAAGTGGTCTTACCTCGTCCTGTCAGAGAAGCGGTGTTGCGGGCGAAGGACGGAGTCCGGATCAGCGAAGACGGCCGAAAGGCTATTGCGGCCATCGCCGGCAGGCCCGTGCTTGAAGGCCGTTGGACGCCGTACCTGAGGGTCGCGCGACTGATGGTGCACCCAGGCAACATAGACATCAAAAGCGGGAACGTGCGCTTCTGGGGGGATCTACTGGTCCTCGGCAACGTCACAGAAGGGGCCGAGGTGTGTGCTCACGGCGATATCACCATACTGGGGGATGCCACTGGCGCCGTGATCCGAGCAGGCGGTAGAGTGGTCTGCCGCGGGAGGTCAATCGGGTCCCGCATCTATGCGGGTGGCCTGAACTCGTTACACGCCCGACTGGCCCCCATACTGAATGACCTCCAAGAGGCGCTCGTCTGGATCATTCAGGAGACGACTAGGATCCAGCAGCATCCCTCCAATCAAGGGAGGCTGGAGAAGGGCGACATCAACAGGGTCGTCAGGCTCCTCGTCGAGAGGAAGAGGAAAGAGCTCAACGAGATCGCGACCGAGTACGCTGCTGCCCTTCAAACTGCTAATCTGCCGTTTCCGAATGCCGTTCGTGAGTTGGTGCAGGATGTCATGAGCATAACTGTCGGTCCGATAGCTCGGACGGGCCCTATTCCCGACGACCTGAGGAGGGTACTTGAGAAGAAGGAGGAAGTCGACTACCTGGTCGACTCATTGCCCGATCATCCGGGAGACATCATTTGCTCTTATGTGCAGAACAGCGTCCTGGAAGCCAGCGGCAGCATCACAGTGGTGAATGAAGGCTGTTTCCATTCGACCCTCCTCGCGGGCAAGCAAGTTGAGATCAAGGGTGTCTTTCGTGGTGGAAAGATACAAGCTGCGGGGAGCGTATTCGTCAAGGAGGCGGGATCGCCTGGGCTGCCCGCGGGGAAAGTCAAAATCAAGGTTCCAGAACAGTCCACCGTGAGGATTCTCAACGTCCATCCCGAGACGACTGTCCAGGTCGGTCGTCGCTCCCACGTTTTCGATAAGGAGAACGGTCCCGTGAGGGTATACCTCGGGCCGAATGGAAGTCTCGTCATCGAAGATTTCCGAGTATGATGCGGAGTTTTCACGTTCAGATGGCGTCCGCTTGATGCAGCGTTCTGTGACACGAGGACGTTAAGCGCGAGAAAGCCCGGTCCCGTCGGGACCGGGCTCGGCCTGTGAAGGAGACCGCAAAGCCTCATTACAGGGAATCGACGGTTGCTCGCGGCATCATAGCTGCACGGAGTCAACAGACACGCTGCAGATTCTGTCGATGGGAATGGCGATTGCCCTGACCACTTGGGTCTCCACCAGTTGTCCGCCGCTTATCGTCTTCACCACGATGCAACCGTCGTTGCAACCCACCAAGACGAGGAATTTGTCGATTATCTTCCGGATCTTGGCATTGAGGGCCTTCTTGCAGCATTCACCGCATTCGAATTCGACGGCGAGACAGAGCGACTCAAGATCTCCGATGGGTTTGAGCGCCCCGAGCAGCGGATGAGGAACGATGCCGGAATCTATGGGGCCCTTCGTCTCTTGTTCTTGCATCTTCTCTTACCTCCCTGTCACTTGAGGTTGGGCATGAACCTGTCTACTGCCCGTAGCAGTCTATGCTGGATGTACTGAAGGTGTTACTTGTGCTAAGGCCGAATCCTCGCGCCGATTTCCTTTATACTCCGTGTCGCTTAGGAGCCAGCGATGGCGGGTTTGCGGGCTTGGTGCTCGCGCACGACCAAAAGATACCGAGTCGGGCGGACCGGCCGTGAGAGTTCGTGAAGACTGCGCCGGAGGCGCGTGTTCCTGCGGGAAGCGCGGGAAGCGCGGAGGAAGGGCGTGCCCGGCAGGGAGCCCTTCCTCCGTGTGCAAGTCGGTCCCTCTCGCGCGGGTGTGGGAGGTTCTCTCAGTTGGGTTGGCTAGGAGCGGGCTTGCGCTGCCTGGTCCCTCGCGGGGCCGACTCTGACCGGGAAGAACTCGAACACGAGGTTCAGCACGATGCCGAAGATGGCCGCGGTCGCGATCGCCGGTAGGTTCATGCCGAATGCCGGGATCATCCCGTTGGGAAAGGCGAAGCTGCCTCCGATGCCGATCACCAGGACGGTAGCGGCGACCGCAAGGGTCCTCGCGGAGAAGAGGTCCACCCTCTCAGAGATCATCAGAGCCACGCCCTGCACGCCTATCACGCCGAAGAGGTAGATGGAGACGCCGCCTATTACGGCTCCCGGCACGCTGCTCACTGCGGCAGCCAGCTTCCCGAAGAAGGACAGGCCCATGGCGATGGCGGCCGCCAGCACGAGAACCGGAACGGAGAAGTTGCGAGTGATAGCCATGACGCTGTTGTTCTCGCCGTAGTTCGTGCCTGCTGGTCCACCGATCGCTCCCGCGATTATGTCTCCGATGCCGTCACCGATGAGATTGGTGCCCAAAAGGCTTGCGATGGGATAGGTTTTCTTGCGTCCGAGTTGCCTGGCGAGGTTGTTCACGTACAGGTCTATCTGGTAAAGGTGTGCTGTGGATTCCGGGATGGTGGCGATGGCGATGGGCATGATGGCAAGAATCGCTGCGGGGCTCCACGACGGGAATGTGAAATGGGGGGCGGTCACAGCGGCGGCCTCGCCTATCTTGGCGAAGTCCACCAGCCCCAACGGTATGCTGACAACGTATCCCACTGCCACCCCTAGGAGGACCGGGAGTTGCCCGAGCGTTCCTCGGAGGTACACCGAGAAGAGGATAGTGGCAAGGAGCGTAACGATGCCGACAGTCCAGTTGCTCGCGGTGCCACTCATCGCCTCGTCGGCGAGAGCTATTCCGATGACCATCGCCACGCTGCCCGTCACGACCGGCGGCAGCACCTTCTCCACTTTGTCCCTTCCGAATCGGTTTATGACCGTGCCTGCCAGGATCGAGACGAGACCCGAGGCTATGATACCGCACTGTGCCTGAGAAATCAGTGCATCAGGAGCGACGGTCCCGAGCGCCTTCACGCCGGTGATGGCCGCCACCGCGGCGATGTACGAGAAACTCGAGCCGTAATAGAGAGGGATTCGACCACGGGTGACCAGGATGAAGCCCAGGGTGGCAAGACCGCTAGCGAATAGCGTGGTGGATACGTGGAATCCGGTGAGGAGTGCCACTAGCACCGTAGCCGGGAACATGACGACCACCTGCTGCAAGGCGAAGAACACTAGTCTCCACGCTGGGGGCGTGTCATCAGGAAGGTAGCCGACGATCTGGGTGTTTGCCTGAGTAGACATACTGCTCGACCTCCTATGGTGTTGATCTGTTCGGTTACCCCCGGAGCGGGACACACAAAAAGGCACTTCCTCCTGCCGGACAGGAAGTGCCTTGCAATCAAGCGTGCCTGCTCATACTCCCTTGCCGGCCTCGCTGGACCGTCTTAAAGGGTAACCTTGTCTTAACTAGCAGTATAATGTCATGTCCCCGAGCGTGTCAAGAAGAGGTGTCGAAGAATGTCAAAGCTGGCGTCCGCAGGAGGAGGAAGCGAGGAAGATTCGGTCTTCGCGTGAAAGCCGCGTCCGTGCCGAGCCTTTGGGGTCGACGGGCATCGTCCCCGCGGCGTTTCGGGATTGCCGGCGGCGCGCAAGGGAGGGTTGGCTACAGGGCACGAGCGGAGCTGCCCCTCAAAACCTCGCGTGGCCACCAGCAATCCCGCGACACAGTGATCCCGCGACACACTGAAATGGACCGCCCGCGGCGCAAGCAATCTCACCAGGCTAAGCCTGATCCGGCGCCGCAAGCGCTTCCTGCGCCGCCCGCTGTGCCGTTCGT from the Bacillota bacterium genome contains:
- a CDS encoding HD-GYP domain-containing protein; the protein is MLEQIVAELGAWKRLGPIRKRDLLVAVAALVDIRCPFTAAHSTRVGTYSEIIAQEMGLIPSIQKSLRLAGLVHDIGKIGVPKALLQKSGILTEAESAEIRKHPLLSYDIVSDVPGLLAIANIVLFHHERWDGHGYPYGIRGEEIPLGSRILCVADSFDAMISERPYRPAVAVSDALRELERCAGTQFDPDVVQCFKSYVQQRGLKLSPNATSKRSTSSLDPKQPD
- a CDS encoding FapA family protein; its protein translation is MANKEVVIRGRTVQEASLVASRTLKVDKNGLRIEVMSRGRRGFFGLFKRPAVIRVTVVPPGDDLKDKEEHCGSRRDHIDGMAAVSGGRLQLWNPRGKGQPAVIIPTSGAILRVNGVATNAPRPVREDDEVDVELVKEVRPGRVEVEVSQDGLSATAKVTPQVTISHELVDQDPQNVLELLTRSHEERTNVITAAQIEEALRQQGVTFGLDHEEIMRTADAADGVPRVVARGKPVQEGRNGFVEYLFDWKPTEIAYADDERADYWERYVFPSVREGEVLAELRPPVAGTPGMKVTGEVVLPRPVREAVLRAKDGVRISEDGRKAIAAIAGRPVLEGRWTPYLRVARLMVHPGNIDIKSGNVRFWGDLLVLGNVTEGAEVCAHGDITILGDATGAVIRAGGRVVCRGRSIGSRIYAGGLNSLHARLAPILNDLQEALVWIIQETTRIQQHPSNQGRLEKGDINRVVRLLVERKRKELNEIATEYAAALQTANLPFPNAVRELVQDVMSITVGPIARTGPIPDDLRRVLEKKEEVDYLVDSLPDHPGDIICSYVQNSVLEASGSITVVNEGCFHSTLLAGKQVEIKGVFRGGKIQAAGSVFVKEAGSPGLPAGKVKIKVPEQSTVRILNVHPETTVQVGRRSHVFDKENGPVRVYLGPNGSLVIEDFRV
- a CDS encoding xanthine permease, with the translated sequence MSTQANTQIVGYLPDDTPPAWRLVFFALQQVVVMFPATVLVALLTGFHVSTTLFASGLATLGFILVTRGRIPLYYGSSFSYIAAVAAITGVKALGTVAPDALISQAQCGIIASGLVSILAGTVINRFGRDKVEKVLPPVVTGSVAMVIGIALADEAMSGTASNWTVGIVTLLATILFSVYLRGTLGQLPVLLGVAVGYVVSIPLGLVDFAKIGEAAAVTAPHFTFPSWSPAAILAIMPIAIATIPESTAHLYQIDLYVNNLARQLGRKKTYPIASLLGTNLIGDGIGDIIAGAIGGPAGTNYGENNSVMAITRNFSVPVLVLAAAIAMGLSFFGKLAAAVSSVPGAVIGGVSIYLFGVIGVQGVALMISERVDLFSARTLAVAATVLVIGIGGSFAFPNGMIPAFGMNLPAIATAAIFGIVLNLVFEFFPVRVGPARDQAAQARS